A single region of the Pirellulales bacterium genome encodes:
- a CDS encoding flavin reductase family protein, with product MPATQLEAILGRIPSGLFILTIAHEGNETGMLASWVMQAGFDPPMVTVAVKQGRYVAQWLSANESFVLNLLRDDQKSLLSHFGHGFEPGTPAFTGLKVHRTSGNLPALTDALGHLECRPKTYFDSGDHRIFLAQVLAGHLAADGQPYVHIRKNGLRY from the coding sequence ATGCCCGCCACTCAACTGGAAGCAATTTTGGGGCGCATTCCCAGCGGGCTGTTTATTCTCACCATCGCGCACGAAGGCAACGAAACCGGCATGCTCGCCAGTTGGGTCATGCAGGCCGGCTTCGATCCGCCGATGGTTACCGTGGCCGTCAAACAAGGCCGCTATGTGGCCCAGTGGTTATCCGCCAACGAATCCTTTGTGCTGAATTTGCTGCGCGACGATCAAAAGTCGCTCCTCAGCCATTTCGGCCACGGCTTCGAGCCCGGCACACCCGCCTTCACCGGCTTAAAAGTGCATCGCACTTCCGGCAATCTGCCCGCGCTAACCGACGCCTTGGGACACTTGGAGTGCCGCCCAAAAACGTACTTCGATTCCGGCGATCACCGTATTTTTCTGGCCCAAGTGCTCGCTGGCCACTTGGCGGCCGATGGTCAGCCCTA